One stretch of Planctomycetota bacterium DNA includes these proteins:
- a CDS encoding CxxC-x17-CxxC domain-containing protein: protein MYQDKQLTCVECGTTFTFTAAEQERYAQRGFTNEPKRCSPCRAAKKAAGGGGGMGGGMGGGMGGGARREMFQAVCAECGKPAQVPFKPRGDRPVYCSDCFAKRR from the coding sequence ATGTACCAGGACAAGCAGTTGACGTGCGTCGAGTGCGGCACGACGTTCACCTTCACCGCCGCCGAGCAGGAGCGCTACGCGCAGCGCGGGTTCACCAACGAGCCCAAGCGCTGCTCGCCGTGCCGCGCCGCCAAGAAGGCCGCCGGCGGGGGCGGCGGGATGGGCGGAGGCATGGGAGGCGGCATGGGCGGCGGCGCCCGGCGGGAAATGTTCCAGGCGGTTTGCGCGGAGTGCGGCAAGCCCGCCCAGGTCCCGTTTAAGCCCCGCGGCGACCGTCCCGTGTACTGCAGCGATTGCTTCGCCAAGAGGAGATAG